A genomic stretch from Setaria viridis chromosome 1, Setaria_viridis_v4.0, whole genome shotgun sequence includes:
- the LOC117848177 gene encoding uncharacterized protein isoform X2, with protein MGADSEDAVKQLSLLMEQVETPLKRSFQNVHQGYPKETLMRFLKAREWNVSKAHKMIVDSLNWRIQNEIDSVLERPIVPVDLYRSIRDSQLVGLSGYTKEGLPVFAIGVGHSTYDKASVHYYVQSHIQINEYRDRIILPRLSQQFGRPVTSCVKVLDMTGLKLSALSQIKMLTSISTVDDLNYPEKTETYYVVNVPYIFSACWKVVKPLLQERTKKKVKVLSGCGRDELLKIMDYSSLPHFCRREGSGSSKHSSSDVDNCFSLDHPFHKELYGHIKEQASHRELIKMGSLHVSIPEPDPNDAKIVEVIQAEFQKMGEQDGSTNGHKD; from the exons ATGGGGGCTGACTCCGAGGACGCCGTCAAGCAGCTCAGCCTCCTCATGGAGCAAG TGGAGACGCCGCTGAAGAGATCGTTTCAG AATGTGCACCAGGGTTATCCCAAAGAAACACTGATGCGTTTCCTTAAGGCTAGAGAGTGGAATGTATCAAAGGCTCATAAAATG ATTGTAGATTCTTTGAATTGGAGGATTCAAAACGAAATTGATAGCGTGCTGGAG AGACCTATAGTCCCAGTAGACTTATACAGATCAATACGGGATTCACAACTTGTTGGCCTGTCAGGATACACAAAGGAG GGTCTCCCAGTTTTTGCCATTGGTGTTGGACATAGCACATATGACAAAGCTTCG GTCCACTACTATGTGCAATCTCATATCCAAATTAACGAGTACCGTGATCGTATAATTTTG CCTAGGCTGTCACAACAGTTCGGGCGTCCTGTTACCAGCTGTGTAAAAGTCCTGGATATGACTGGTTTGAAGCTATCAGCACTGAGCCAAATAAAG ATGTTGACTTCCATATCGACAGTTGATGATCTGAATTACCCTGAAAAGACAGAGACCTATTATGTAGTTAATGTTCCGTACATATTTTCCGCCTGTTGGAAG GTTGTGAAGCCCTTATTGCAGGAGAGGACCAAAAAGAAAGTTAAAGTTTTGAGTGGTTGTGGGAGAGATGAACTTCTAAAG ATTATGGACTATTCATCACTCCCCCATTTCTGCCGCCGGGAGGGCTCCGGATCATCGAAGCATTCATCATCGGATGTCGACAATTGCTTCTCCCTCGACCATCCTTTCCACAAAGAACTTTATGGCCACATCAAGGAGCAAGCTTCGCACAGGGAGCTCATCAAGATGGGATCGTTGCACGTCAGCATCCCCGAGCCAGACCCAAACGACGCAAAGATCGTCGAGGTCATCCAGGCCGAGTTCCAGAAGATGGGTGAGCAGGACGGATCCACCAACGGCCACAAGGACTAG
- the LOC117862520 gene encoding 26S proteasome regulatory subunit S10B homolog B yields MADGEDAAAARRRSAITDYRKKLLNCRELESRVGTVRESLKNAKKDFAKTEDDLKSLQSVGQIIGEVLRPLDNERFIVKASSGPRYVVGCRSKVDKEKLTSGTRVVLDMTTLTIMRTLPREVDPVVYNMLHEDPGNVSYSAVGGLSDQIRELRESIELPLMNPELFLRVGIKPPKGVLLYGPPGTGKTLLARAIASNIDANFLKIVSSAIIDKYIGESARLIREMFGYARDHQPCIIFMDEIDAIGGRRFSEGTSADREIQRTLMELLNQLDGFDELGKVKMIMATNRPDVLDPALLRPGRLDRKIEIPLPNEQARMEVLKIHAAGIAKHGEIDYEAVVKLAEGFNGADLRNVCTEAGMAAIRAERDYVVHEDFMKAVRKLNDAKKLESSAHYSADFGKE; encoded by the exons ATGGCCGAcggggaggacgccgccgccgcgcgccgccggtccGCCATCACCGACTACCGCAAGAAGCTGCTCAACTGCAGGGAGCTCGAGTCGCGCGTCGGCACCG TGAGAGAGAGCCTTAAAAATGCAAAGAAGGACTTTGCCAAGACTGAGGACGACTTGAAATCGCTGCAAAGTGTGGGTCAAATAATTGGAGAGGTTCTCCGGCCTCTTGATAATGAACGAT TTATCGTGAAGGCCAGCAGTGGTCCCCGGTATGTGGTTGGTTGCCGAAGTAAAGTAGACAAGGAGAAGTTGACTTCTGGAACTCGTGTTGTACTTGACATGACGACCTTGACAATAATGCGAACTCTACCACGGGAG GTTGATCCTGTGGTATATAACATGCTTCATGAAGATCCAGGAAATGTCAGTTACTCTGCTGTAGGCGGTTTGTCTGATCAGATTAGAGAACTCAGGGAGTCCATCGAGTTACCGCTTATGAACCCTGAACTCTTTCTTCGGGTGGGAATTAAGCCTCCTAAG GGCGTTCTGCTCTACGGTCCTCCAGGGACCGGGAAGACACTATTGGCGAGGGCTATTGCCAGTAACATCGATGCCAACTTTTTGAAG ATTGTTTCAAGCGCTATTATTGACAAGTACATTGGAGAAAGTGCTCGTTTGATTAGAGAAATGTTTGGCTATGCACGTGATCATCAA CCATGCATCATCTTCATGGATGAAATTGATGCCATTGGTGGGCGAAGATTTAGTGAGGGAACTAGTGCTGATCGTGAGATCCAGCGGACGCTGATGGAGCTCCTTAACCAGCTAGACGGATTTGACGAGCTTGGGAag GTAAAGATGATCATGGCTACGAACCGACCTGATGTTCTGGACCCTGCACTGCTGCGTCCTGGACGTTTAGACAGGAAGATTGAGATTCCACTACCCAACGAGCAGGCAAGAATGGAAGTTCTTAAAATTCATGCTGCCGGTATCGCCAAGCATGGGGAAATTGATTACGAAGCTGTCGTGAAACTTGCAGAG GGTTTCAACGGGGCTGATCTTCGTAATGTCTGCACCGAAGCTGGTATGGCTGCAATTCGGGCAGAAAGGGACTATGTTGTTCATGAAGACTTCATGAAG GCTGTGCGGAAGCTAAATGACGCAAAGAAGCTGGAATCAAGTGCGCACTACAGCGCCGACTTCGGCAAAGAGTAA
- the LOC117848177 gene encoding SEC14 cytosolic factor isoform X1, whose translation MLFFIVVIAVITNLLQILPTFIVFSYPGSLVCSTHHMSMLCIQMHDYGYDYIFLGKDGLLPSLLWHFDNVHQGYPKETLMRFLKAREWNVSKAHKMIVDSLNWRIQNEIDSVLERPIVPVDLYRSIRDSQLVGLSGYTKEGLPVFAIGVGHSTYDKASVHYYVQSHIQINEYRDRIILPRLSQQFGRPVTSCVKVLDMTGLKLSALSQIKMLTSISTVDDLNYPEKTETYYVVNVPYIFSACWKVVKPLLQERTKKKVKVLSGCGRDELLKIMDYSSLPHFCRREGSGSSKHSSSDVDNCFSLDHPFHKELYGHIKEQASHRELIKMGSLHVSIPEPDPNDAKIVEVIQAEFQKMGEQDGSTNGHKD comes from the exons ATGCTTTTTTTCATAGTCGTGATTGCAGTAATTACGAACCTCCTACAGATACTACCTACGTTCATAGTGTTTTCATATCCTGGCTCTTTAGTCTGTAGTACTCATCACATGTCCATGTTGTGTATTCAAATGCATGACTATGGATATGACTACATTTTTCTCGGAAAAGATGGATTGCTACCTTCACTGCTGTGGCACTTTGAT AATGTGCACCAGGGTTATCCCAAAGAAACACTGATGCGTTTCCTTAAGGCTAGAGAGTGGAATGTATCAAAGGCTCATAAAATG ATTGTAGATTCTTTGAATTGGAGGATTCAAAACGAAATTGATAGCGTGCTGGAG AGACCTATAGTCCCAGTAGACTTATACAGATCAATACGGGATTCACAACTTGTTGGCCTGTCAGGATACACAAAGGAG GGTCTCCCAGTTTTTGCCATTGGTGTTGGACATAGCACATATGACAAAGCTTCG GTCCACTACTATGTGCAATCTCATATCCAAATTAACGAGTACCGTGATCGTATAATTTTG CCTAGGCTGTCACAACAGTTCGGGCGTCCTGTTACCAGCTGTGTAAAAGTCCTGGATATGACTGGTTTGAAGCTATCAGCACTGAGCCAAATAAAG ATGTTGACTTCCATATCGACAGTTGATGATCTGAATTACCCTGAAAAGACAGAGACCTATTATGTAGTTAATGTTCCGTACATATTTTCCGCCTGTTGGAAG GTTGTGAAGCCCTTATTGCAGGAGAGGACCAAAAAGAAAGTTAAAGTTTTGAGTGGTTGTGGGAGAGATGAACTTCTAAAG ATTATGGACTATTCATCACTCCCCCATTTCTGCCGCCGGGAGGGCTCCGGATCATCGAAGCATTCATCATCGGATGTCGACAATTGCTTCTCCCTCGACCATCCTTTCCACAAAGAACTTTATGGCCACATCAAGGAGCAAGCTTCGCACAGGGAGCTCATCAAGATGGGATCGTTGCACGTCAGCATCCCCGAGCCAGACCCAAACGACGCAAAGATCGTCGAGGTCATCCAGGCCGAGTTCCAGAAGATGGGTGAGCAGGACGGATCCACCAACGGCCACAAGGACTAG
- the LOC117848166 gene encoding glucan endo-1,3-beta-glucosidase 14 isoform X1, which translates to MPRAPRNVPRTPPACSNARPPRCRHTFLLRSRLPPPLLAPSSSPRHHRETAVMSSPRWKSGDGRRRLLLLLCCCLLAFPCCHAQATTTNISHRSDHDSRSFVGTYGINYGRIADNLPAPEDVVRLLKLARIRNVKIYDADHKVLDAFRGSGLNLVVAIPNEFLKDMAANPSKAMDWLNENVQPYHPSTRIVGITVGNEVLGGGDTGLAEALVGAVANVHDALKMLRLDRDIELTTPHSEAVFSNSYPPSACVFREDLMVYLRPLLDFFSRTGAPFYVNAYPFLAYMSDPSHIDINYALFKPNSGIVDPKTNLHYDNMFEAQLDAAYFALEAAGYPGMEVRVAETGWASAGDATEAGASMVNAVTYNRNLRKRLFLRKGTPYRPDRVAKAYIFALFNEDLKPGPTTERHYGLFKPDGSVSINIGLKGLVPSSAPPSPLFFKRVRAWGWIVQYSAALLPCTLIFLALAT; encoded by the exons ATGCCCCGCGCCCCACGCAACGtgccccgcacgccgcccgcctGCTCTAATGCCCGCCCCCCGCGCTGCCGCCacaccttcctcctccgctcgcGTCTCCCGCCGCCGTTGCTCGCGCCAAGCTCCTCGCCACGCCATCACCGGGAGACGGCGGTGATGTCGTCGCCGCGGTGGAAGTCCGGCGacgggcgccgccggctgctcctgctcctctgctGCTGCCTCCTCGCCTTCCCCTGCTGCCACGCTcaagccaccaccaccaacatcTCCCACCGCTCCGACCATG ACAGCCGCTCGTTCGTGGGCACGTACGGGATCAACTACGGGCGCATCGCCGACAACCTGCCGGCGCCGGAGGACGTGGTGCGGCTGCTGAAGCTGGCCCGGATCCGCAACGTGAAGATCTACGACGCCGACCACAAGGTGCTCGACGCATTCCGCGGCAGCGGGCTCAACCTGGTGGTGGCCATCCCCAACGAGTTCCTCAAGGACATGGCCGCCAACCCGAGCAAGGCCATGGACTGGCTGAACGAGAACGTGCAGCCGTACCACCCGTCCACGCGGATCGTCGGCATCACCGTCGGCAACGaggtcctcggcggcggcgacaccgggctcgccgaggcgctcgtcggcgccgtcgccaACGTCCACGACGCGCTCAAGATGCTCCGCCTCGACCGCGACATCGAGCTCACCACGCCGCACTCCGAGGCCGTCTTCTCCAACTCCTACCCGCCGTCGGCCTGCGTCTTCCGCGAGGACCTCATGGTGTACCTCCGCCCGCTGCTCGACTTTTTCTCCAGGACCGGCGCGCCCTTCTACGTCAACGCCTACCCGTTCCTCGCCTACATGAGCGACCCCTCCCACATCGACATCAACTACGCGCTCTTCAAGCCCAACTCCGGCATCGTCGACCCCAAGACCAACCTCCACTACGACAACATGTTCGAGGCCCAGCTCGACGCCGCCTACTTCGCGCTCGAGGCCGCCGGGTACCCGGGCATGGAGGTGCGCGTGGCGGAGACCGGCTGGGCgtccgccggcgacgccaccgAGGCCGGAGCCAGCATGGTGAACGCCGTCACCTACAACCGCAACCTCAGGAAGCGGCTGTTCCTGCGCAAGGGGACGCCCTACAGGCCCGACCGGGTCGCCAAGGCCTACATCTTCGCGCTCTTCAACGAGGACCTCAAGCCCGGGCCCACCACCGAGAGGCACTACGGCCTCTTCAAGCCCGACGGCAGCGTCTCCATTAACATCGGCCTCAAGGGGCTCGTGCCCTCCTccgcgccaccgtcgccgtTGTTCTTCAAG AGAGTTCGGGCATGGGGGTGGATTGTACAGTACTCGGCCGCGCTTCTTCCATGTACATTGATTTTTCTAGCATTAGCAACATGA
- the LOC117848166 gene encoding glucan endo-1,3-beta-glucosidase 14 isoform X2: MAANPSKAMDWLNENVQPYHPSTRIVGITVGNEVLGGGDTGLAEALVGAVANVHDALKMLRLDRDIELTTPHSEAVFSNSYPPSACVFREDLMVYLRPLLDFFSRTGAPFYVNAYPFLAYMSDPSHIDINYALFKPNSGIVDPKTNLHYDNMFEAQLDAAYFALEAAGYPGMEVRVAETGWASAGDATEAGASMVNAVTYNRNLRKRLFLRKGTPYRPDRVAKAYIFALFNEDLKPGPTTERHYGLFKPDGSVSINIGLKGLVPSSAPPSPLFFKRVRAWGWIVQYSAALLPCTLIFLALAT, encoded by the exons ATGGCCGCCAACCCGAGCAAGGCCATGGACTGGCTGAACGAGAACGTGCAGCCGTACCACCCGTCCACGCGGATCGTCGGCATCACCGTCGGCAACGaggtcctcggcggcggcgacaccgggctcgccgaggcgctcgtcggcgccgtcgccaACGTCCACGACGCGCTCAAGATGCTCCGCCTCGACCGCGACATCGAGCTCACCACGCCGCACTCCGAGGCCGTCTTCTCCAACTCCTACCCGCCGTCGGCCTGCGTCTTCCGCGAGGACCTCATGGTGTACCTCCGCCCGCTGCTCGACTTTTTCTCCAGGACCGGCGCGCCCTTCTACGTCAACGCCTACCCGTTCCTCGCCTACATGAGCGACCCCTCCCACATCGACATCAACTACGCGCTCTTCAAGCCCAACTCCGGCATCGTCGACCCCAAGACCAACCTCCACTACGACAACATGTTCGAGGCCCAGCTCGACGCCGCCTACTTCGCGCTCGAGGCCGCCGGGTACCCGGGCATGGAGGTGCGCGTGGCGGAGACCGGCTGGGCgtccgccggcgacgccaccgAGGCCGGAGCCAGCATGGTGAACGCCGTCACCTACAACCGCAACCTCAGGAAGCGGCTGTTCCTGCGCAAGGGGACGCCCTACAGGCCCGACCGGGTCGCCAAGGCCTACATCTTCGCGCTCTTCAACGAGGACCTCAAGCCCGGGCCCACCACCGAGAGGCACTACGGCCTCTTCAAGCCCGACGGCAGCGTCTCCATTAACATCGGCCTCAAGGGGCTCGTGCCCTCCTccgcgccaccgtcgccgtTGTTCTTCAAG AGAGTTCGGGCATGGGGGTGGATTGTACAGTACTCGGCCGCGCTTCTTCCATGTACATTGATTTTTCTAGCATTAGCAACATGA
- the LOC117848177 gene encoding phosphatidylinositol/phosphatidylcholine transfer protein SFH2 isoform X3: MRFLKAREWNVSKAHKMIVDSLNWRIQNEIDSVLERPIVPVDLYRSIRDSQLVGLSGYTKEGLPVFAIGVGHSTYDKASVHYYVQSHIQINEYRDRIILPRLSQQFGRPVTSCVKVLDMTGLKLSALSQIKMLTSISTVDDLNYPEKTETYYVVNVPYIFSACWKVVKPLLQERTKKKVKVLSGCGRDELLKIMDYSSLPHFCRREGSGSSKHSSSDVDNCFSLDHPFHKELYGHIKEQASHRELIKMGSLHVSIPEPDPNDAKIVEVIQAEFQKMGEQDGSTNGHKD, encoded by the exons ATGCGTTTCCTTAAGGCTAGAGAGTGGAATGTATCAAAGGCTCATAAAATG ATTGTAGATTCTTTGAATTGGAGGATTCAAAACGAAATTGATAGCGTGCTGGAG AGACCTATAGTCCCAGTAGACTTATACAGATCAATACGGGATTCACAACTTGTTGGCCTGTCAGGATACACAAAGGAG GGTCTCCCAGTTTTTGCCATTGGTGTTGGACATAGCACATATGACAAAGCTTCG GTCCACTACTATGTGCAATCTCATATCCAAATTAACGAGTACCGTGATCGTATAATTTTG CCTAGGCTGTCACAACAGTTCGGGCGTCCTGTTACCAGCTGTGTAAAAGTCCTGGATATGACTGGTTTGAAGCTATCAGCACTGAGCCAAATAAAG ATGTTGACTTCCATATCGACAGTTGATGATCTGAATTACCCTGAAAAGACAGAGACCTATTATGTAGTTAATGTTCCGTACATATTTTCCGCCTGTTGGAAG GTTGTGAAGCCCTTATTGCAGGAGAGGACCAAAAAGAAAGTTAAAGTTTTGAGTGGTTGTGGGAGAGATGAACTTCTAAAG ATTATGGACTATTCATCACTCCCCCATTTCTGCCGCCGGGAGGGCTCCGGATCATCGAAGCATTCATCATCGGATGTCGACAATTGCTTCTCCCTCGACCATCCTTTCCACAAAGAACTTTATGGCCACATCAAGGAGCAAGCTTCGCACAGGGAGCTCATCAAGATGGGATCGTTGCACGTCAGCATCCCCGAGCCAGACCCAAACGACGCAAAGATCGTCGAGGTCATCCAGGCCGAGTTCCAGAAGATGGGTGAGCAGGACGGATCCACCAACGGCCACAAGGACTAG
- the LOC117860676 gene encoding C2 and GRAM domain-containing protein At1g03370, producing the protein MRHGINASRIQTAAGNPPPLASSKSPIPRSSLITRHFSISPVLAEHRRSAPSRLAGAPQMARPAAAGPPGRAEPGHHDAPMLLRVHVIEARGLPAIYLNGSSDPYVRLQLGRRRPRATTVVKRNLSPVWDEEFGFLVGDVAEELVVSVLNEDRFLGAEFLGRVRLPLTAIMETDDLSLGTRWYQLQPRSGGKFRRKRRVAGEICLRVYLSVRATLCEDAHQAPPQLIDDISCSSHRSIATTDSSLSATTGSLDLLACGSMDRASLRSLDGLTQSIMEQQGPRSTGPPSCVSTEQSILLEPEEDDGSSIADTSSVVEVMSRYFRKSADAAHSAASDLVSTDQFRDAQMHSESRENGESCMLSEVSLDELLKTMESKDQACEMPGNLPGGVLVDQSYSIAPAELNSLLFSANSDFWPEVAELQGTSGFHIEPWKHENNENCLKRTLTYTKAASKLVKSVKATEDQKYLKAAGNSFAVLCSVSTPDVPCGNCFKVEILYRIIPGPQFPSEEQTTQLTVSWRLNFVQSTMLKGMIENGAKQGLAEGYSQFSEVLSRKVKVAELDDANNKDKILASLQPQKESNWKLVARFLGSFAFIFSLSTALYIITHLHLARTNMVHGGLEYFGIDLPDSIGEVVFCIILIIQGHNIIKVGRRFLQAWKQRGSDHGIKAHGDGWLLTIALIEGSGVVGAGTPGLPDPYVIFTCNGKRKTSSVKYHTSEPKWNEIFEFDAMDDPPARLDVVVHDSDGASNETPIGQTEVNFVKNNLSDLGDMWLPLDGRFPQGHQPKLHLRIFLNNSRGTEVVLNYLEKMGKEVGKKMHLRSAQTNSAFRKLFSLPPEEFLIDDFTCHLKRKMPLQGRLFLSPRIAGFYSNIFGRKTKFFFLWEDIDDIQVVPPKLATVGSSSLMLILRKDRGLEARHGAKTLDPQGRLKFHFQTFVSFNDAHRIIMAIWKMRSSGLEQKGEILDKESELKELPCEEGSLLANDDVKMSEVYSAVLSVGISAFMEMFSGGPLEHKVMERAGCVDYSATEWELLNRDIYQRRISFRFDKSLSRYGGEATTTQQKYKLPNQDGWVVEEVMTLQGILHEDYSSIQLKYHMTSTPLKPNTCSLKVLLGIAWLKGAKHQKKAAKNVMANSANRLREIFADVEKEIASRKGTS; encoded by the exons ATGCGCCACGGGATAAACGCTTCTCGAATTCAAACGGCCGCGGGTAATCCCCCACCTCTCGCTTCATCCAAATCCCCAATTCCTCGGAGCTCGCTAATCACCCGCCATTTCTCGATCTCTCCCGTTCTCGCCGAGCACCGCCGCAGCGCTCCGTCTCGTCTCGCGGGGGCCCCACAgatggcgaggccggcggcggcgggccctcCGGGTCGCGCGGAGCCGGGCCACCATGACGCGCCGATGCTGCTGCGCGTGCACGTGATCGAGGCGCGGGGCCTGCCGGCGATCTACCTCAACGGCTCCAGCGATCCCTACGTGCGGCTGCAGCTGGGGCGTCGCCGCCCGCGGGCGACCACGGTGGTGAAGCGAAACCTCAGCCCCGTGTGGGACGAGGAGTTCGGGTtcctcgtcggcgacgtcgCCGAGGAGCTCGTCGTCTCCGTGCTCAACGAGGACCGCTTCCTCGGCGCCGAGTTCCTGGGGCGGGTGCGGCTGCCGCTCACCGCCATCATGGAGACGGACGACCTCTCGCTCGGCACCAGGTGGTACCAGCTCCAGCCCAGGAGCGGCGGCAAGTTCAGGAGGAAGAGGCGCG TTGCAGGTGAAATTTGCCTGAGGGTATACTTATCAGTTAGGGCCACCCTTTGTGAGGACGCACATCAAGCTCCACCACAACTTATCGATGATATATCATGCAGCTCACACAGGTCAATTGCAACTACTGACTCGTCATTATCAGCTACCACTGGTAGTCTGGATCTTTTAGCCTGTGGTAGCATGGATCGGGCATCCCTCAGAAGTTTGGATGGCTTGACCCAAAGCATCATGGAGCAGCAAGGCCCTAGAAGCACAGGGCCACCATCCTGTGTCAGCACAGAGCAATCCATTCTTCTGGAGCCGGAAGAAGATGACGGTAGTTCCATTGCTGATACATCATCAGTGGTGGAGGTCATGTCTCGATACTTCAGGAAATCTGCTGATGCTGCACATTCTGCAGCATCAGATCTTGTGTCCACAGACCAGTTTCGAGATGCACAAATGCATTCTGAGTCTCGTGAAAACGGAGAGAGCTGCATGCTGTCCGAGGTCAGTCTTGATGAACTACTGAAAACTATGGAGTCCAAAGACCAAGCTTGTGAAATGCCGGGAAACTTGCCTGGTGGTGTATTAGTGGACCAATCTTACAGTATTGCACCAGCTGAACTGAATTCATTGTTGTTCTCTGCAAATTCAGATTTCTGGCCAGAAGTTGCTGAACTTCAAGGAACAAGTGGATTTCACATCGAGCCCTGGAAACATGAGAACAATGAGAATTGTTTGAAAAGAACATTAACTTACACAAAAGCTGCAAGCAAATTAGTTAAGTCTGTTAAAGCTACTGAAGATCAGAAATACTTGAAGGCAGCTGGAAATTCTTTTGCAGTTCTTTGTAGTGTTAGCACTCCTGATGTTCCCTGTGGCAATTGTTTCAAGGTGGAGATATTGTACCGTATAATACCTGGTCCCCAGTTCCCATCTGAAGAACAAACCACACAACTTACTGTAAGTTGGCGTCTGAACTTTGTTCAGAGTACAATGCTTAAAGGAATGATCGAGAATGGGGCAAAACAAGGCCTTGCAGAAGGATATTCACAGTTCTCTGAAGTACTGTCCCGGAAAGTTAAAGTAGCTGAGCTTGATGATGCTAATAACAAAGATAAGATTTTAGCTTCACTGCAGCCACAGAAAGAATCAAACTGGAAGCTGGTTGCCCGCTTCCTTGGGAGctttgcattcatattctctctCAGTACAGCACTGTATATTATTACACATCTTCATCTAGCCAGAACCAATATGGTGCACGGGGGACTTGAATATTTTGGTATTGATCTTCCAGATTCCATTGGAGAAGTTGTATTTTGTATCATTCTGATCATTCAGGGGCATAATATCATCAAAGTAGGGCGACGTTTTTTGCAAGCCTGGAAACAACGAG GCAGTGACCATGGAATCAAAGCTCACGGAGATGGTTGGTTATTGACAATTGCACTTATTGAGGGAAGTGGTGTAGTAGGTGCAGGTACACCTGGCTTGCCTGATCCTTATGTAATCTTTACCTGTAATGGAAAGAGAAAAACTAGCTCTGTCAAATACCATACGTCTGAACCAAAATGGAATG AGATATTTGAATTTGATGCAATGGATGACCCTCCAGCAAGGTTGGACGTGGTTGTGCATGATTCAGATGGTGCAAGCAATGAAACTCCTATTGGTCAAACAGAAGTCAACTTTGTGAAAAACAATTTGTCAGATTTGGGTGATATGTGGCTTCCTCTTGATGGAAGGTTTCCCCAAGGGCACCAGCCAAAATTGCATCTGCGGATCTTTTTGAATAATTCACGGGGAACTGAAGTTGTTTTGAATTATCTGGAAAAAATGGGGAAAGAAGTTGGCAAGAAG ATGCACTTGCGCTCAGCTCAGACAAATTCAGCATTTCGTAAGCTCTTTAGTCTTCCTCCTGAAGAATTCCTCATTGATGATTTTACCTGCCATCTAAAACGGAAAATGCCACTTCAG GGGCGCCTCTTTCTTTCCCCAAGAATAGCTGGATTTTATTCCAACATATTTGGCCggaaaacaaaatttttctttctttgggaAGACATCGATGATATCCAGGTTGTTCCACCGAAACTTGCAACAGTTGGCAGTTCATCCTTGATGCTTATCCTTCGCAAGGATAGAGGTCTTGAAGCCAGGCATGGAGCCAAAACATTGGATCCTCAAGGAAGACTAAAATTCCATTTCCAGACGTTTGTTTCATTCAATGATGCTCACAG GATTATCATGGCAATATGGAAAATGCGGTCATCCGGTCTGGAACAGAAAGGTGAGATACTTGATAAAGAATCTGAACTCAAAGAGCTCCCCTGTGAAGAAGGTTCTCTATTGGCCAATGACGATGTAAAAATGTCAGAAGTCTACTCAGCAGTTCTTTCTGTTGGC ATCAGTGCTTTTATGGAGATGTTCTCTGGAGGTCCACTGGAACATAAAGTGATGGAGAGAGCCGGTTGTGTTGACTACTCAGCGACAGAATGGGAACTGCTAAACCGTGACATATACCAAAGGCGTATCAGCTTTAGGTTTGACAAAAGCTTGTCCAGATATGGTGGGGAAGCAACGACCACTCAACAAAAATACAAGTTACCAAACCAAGATGGCTGGGTCGTTGAGGAGGTGATGACCCTCCAAGGCATCCTGCATGAAGACTACTCAAGT ATCCAGTTGAAGTACCACATGACGAGCACGCCCTTGAAACCGAACACCTGCAGCCTGAAGGTGTTATTAGGGATTGCGTGGTTGAAGGGCGCTAAGCACCAGAAGAAGGCTGCAAAGAATGTCATGGCAAATTCCGCCAACAGGTTGAGGGAGATATTTGCAGATGTTGAGAAGGAGATTGCATCGAGAAAAG GCACAAGCTAG